In the genome of Pan troglodytes isolate AG18354 chromosome 15, NHGRI_mPanTro3-v2.0_pri, whole genome shotgun sequence, one region contains:
- the ZFP36L1 gene encoding mRNA decay activator protein ZFP36L1, protein MTTTLVSATIFDLSEVLCKGNKMLNYSAPGAGGCLLDRKAVGTPAGGGFPRRHSVTLPSSKFHQNQLLSSLKGEPAPALSSRDSRFRDRSFSEGGERLLPTQKQPGGGQVNSSRYKTELCRPFEENGACKYGDKCQFAHGIHELRSLTRHPKYKTELCRTFHTIGFCPYGPRCHFIHNAEERRALAGARDLSADRPRLQHSFSFAGFPSAAATAAATGLLDSPTSITPPPILSADDLLGSPTLPDGTNNPFAFSSQELASLFAPSMGLPGGGSPTTFLFRPMSESPHMFDSPPSPQDSLSDQEGYLSSSSSSHSGSDSPTLDNSRRLPIFSRLSISDD, encoded by the exons ATGACCACCACCCTCGTGTCTGCCACCATCTTCGACTTGAGCGAAGTTTTATGCAAG gGTAACAAGATGCTCAACTATAGTGCTCCCGGTGCAGGGGGTTGCCTGCTGGACAGAAAGGCAGTGGGCACCCCTGCTGGTGGGGGCTTCCCTCGGAGGCACTCAGTCACCCTGCCCAGCTCCAAGTTCCACCAGAACCAGCTCCTCAGCAGCCTCAAGGGTGAGCCAGCCCCCGCTCTGAGCTCGCGAGACAGCCGCTTCCGAGACCGCTCCTTCTCGGAAGGGGGCGAGCGGCTGCTGCCCACCCAGAAGCAGCCCGGGGGCGGCCAGGTCAACTCCAGCCGCTACAAGACGGAGCTGTGCCGCCCCTTTGAGGAAAACGGTGCCTGTAAGTACGGGGACAAGTGCCAGTTCGCACACGGCATCCACGAGCTCCGCAGCCTGACCCGCCACCCCAAGTACAAGACGGAGCTGTGCCGCACCTTCCACACCATCGGCTTTTGCCCCTACGGGCCCCGCTGCCACTTCATCCACAACGCTGAAGAGCGCCGTGCCCTGGCCGGGGCCCGGGACCTCTCCGCTGACCGTCCCCGCCTCCAGCATAGCTTTAGCTTTGCTGGGTTTCCCAGTGCCGCTGCCACCGCCGCTGCCACCGGGCTGCTGGACAGCCCCACGTCCATCACCCCACCCCCTATTCTGAGCGCCgatgacctcctgggctcacctaCCCTGCCCGATGGCACCAATAACCCTTTTGCCTTCTCCAGCCAGGAGCTGGCAAGCCTCTTTGCCCCTAGCATGGGGCTGCCCGGGGGTGGCTCCCCGACCACCTTCCTCTTCCGGCCCATGTCCGAGTCCCCTCACATGTTTGACTCTCCCCCCAGCCCTCAGGATTCTCTCTCGGACCAGGAGGGCTACCTGAGCAGCTCCAGcagcagccacagtggctcagacTCCCCGACCTTGGACAACTCAAGACGCCTGCCCATCTTCAGCAGACTTTCCATCTCAGATGACTAA